The Candidatus Scalindua japonica sequence TCCATGCTTTCCGGTTACAAATCCTTTGGCTCCCTTGGCATCTCCTGATACAACCTTTACTTCATTTCCGGCACATGCCAGTGTGTTAAGTCCGGCATTTGGTGACCAGCTCCCTGTAGGTTTCTCTGTATTTGTTATACTGACTCCCGGTTCTACATGATCGGCTGCCCATCCAATGGCCGGATCTCCTGTCCTGACATTATAAGTGATTCCACCAACACTCGGTAGGACAAGTGGTTTACCATCAGCGCTGATAACGTATGGTGTGTTGGCAAAAGTAGGACTTGATATCTGTCCTGTTACAGATTGCATGACTAATTTTTTTTCGTTGGTTTTAATCAATTTTATAACTCCTTCGGTTCAAAGTATGCTGTTTTGGAAATTAATAAGTGAAATCTATTTAGTTTTTTTATTTGATAAAAATTTGCGTAATAAAATAAATATTGAGTTCCAGATTAACACATTTGCAAGTGTTCTACCAAATAAATTTAAACGTTAATTGAAGCTTGACCGCTAAACCTTTTTGATGTTATATTTTCTTAGTTTTAATAACAGTTTTTGATGCCATGTTTGGGGAATAAGGTCTTATTTGGAGATGATTATGGAAACGTATATAGATAAACTTGCTCCATGGGAAGAGAGAAGTGCATATTATATAGAGGTAAAACTTGGCAGGAAAGTTAAAGACCTGAAAATATTATTAAAAAATCAAACGGAAAAGATGATTGCATCTCAAATCACCTCTGCTGATGAAATTGTCGCCAGTCAGGGTATAAGTGAAGATATCATCCAGGAAATTGGTTATGATATTAAGAGTATTGGGCTGGGGATGAGTGGGTTGAAAGCAGCGTTTGAGTGGGGTATTTCTGACGTTGTCTGGTTATTGGAAAAAAATACTGATGAATTTCAGACTGTTATGATGAACCTGTATAAGGTCCCTGATAAACAATTGGATGATATCCGGTATAAATTGGATGATACATTTGCTACGGGTGATATGGAGAGTGCATTAGAAAGGTTTAGGGAAATAGAAACATTTATAAAAGATGATTTCTCTGTTTGTATCAGCCTTGGGATAATTTATTTCTTTCATAAACTAGATAAGGAAAAGGCTTTAATCTACTTTGAAAGAGCCATCAAATATGCCAGACCGTACTCTGCTTATTACACAAGTTTTGCGTTATTATATAAGGCATTAATCAAACGCGACTTTGGCCTTATAGAGGAGGCAGAAAGGTGTTCAGGTGAAGCCATTAAGTTTTCACCGGGATTTACTGAAGCAATATATCAGAATGCTCAGTATAATGCGCTTCTGGACAGGCCAGAAAAGGCTATCACACTATTAAGGAAGGCAATAAAGGAGGATATTGTCTATTGCTTAAAAATTTTGAGGGAACAGGATTTTAAGCAGATAAGTTCTGAAATTGCTAAATTGTATGAGGAAATCAGGGGCCAAAAAATTGAAAAAGTTAAACAAGTAATGGAAGAAGTAAAAAAGAATGTGCTTTTTTTAGATAATGCGGTAAAAAATATTGAGAAACTCGGCTATGATGTGTCTCTGGAATTTTCAGTTGAATTATACCGGGAAGGAAACCGTGAAATAGATTTATTGGTACAAAAAAATTCGATCTTTGATGCGCATATTGCAGGAATACTACTCTCTCTTTTGCCAAAAAAACTTAATCGAGAAAAAGAACTACTAAAAAGGAGAGGTAATCAGATACATATGGACCTTGATAAACAAATAAAAGAGTTAAGTGACGGGATGACTGGTAAAAAGAAGAGGGGTGGCCCGATATTTTTCATAATTCATTTCTTATGTGGCCAGATTGTTGCATTTCCATTCGGATTGTACATTGGAATGCCTTTGGGGCTGTGTATAACAGAGGGCCTTCTTTTCGCGATATGTTTTTATGTAAATATCATACAACCTCAATCTCAATGGAAAGAGGTTGGTGATAAGCAAAGTGAACAAGAGAAACTATTGAGAGTTATGAAAAAAATATAGATGGACACTTTTGATATTCTTATTTCCACTATTGTATTAAGGCCATACGTTTTTATCTTATTAGGACTGTATTTGATCGCCGGCAGTTTTCAGCTTGGGTTGAAGAGAATAGCGGCTTTTACCATCCTGGCTTATTTAATCGCGTTCATTTCTGAGTATGCTTCTACCCGTACTGGTATACCTTATGGCTTTTACCATTATACCGGTGAAACTCATGGGAAAGAGTTGTTCATTTCTAATGTTCCTTTTATGGACTCACTTTCGTACTCTTTCCTGGGGTATTTCAGCTACTCTCTTGCTCTCCTGTTAGTTTCACCGATAACGAGGACAGGGTGGAAATTTGAACTTTCTCACCCGCCCTGGTATTCAAAAAGAGTACTCATTCTTGCCGCAATATTGTTTGTACTCCAGGACGTATTGATAGATCCCGTCTCTCTCAGAGGGTCTGAATGGTTTCTCGGCCAGATATATTATTATCCGGAAAAAGGTATATACTTTGGCGTGCCTTTATCCAATTTTTTGGGGTGGTTTGTAGTGGGGCTTGCCATTATATATTGTTTTCAAAAGTTAGACCATAAGATGGGTTGGTCAAAAGAGCTTGCCGGTAACGCTCTAATGGGTCCGGTATTATATTTTCTTAATATGATTTTTGTTTTGTCAGTAACCTTCTATATCTGTGAATACGTTATAGGGATAATAAGCCTTTCTATCTTCAGCATACTTGTTTTTATTACTTTATTGAAAATACTTTCTGTATTCTCAACAAATAATTGACTACTGATTCAGCTCTCATCACCTATAATCAACAATATGATGTGCTTATATAATTAATGAGTATGACTTCACTTGACAACCTGGCATTATACCTGTTAAAATATGTTACATTATCAATGTAGGCTTTTTATATTATTTCATAAGGAAAG is a genomic window containing:
- a CDS encoding tetratricopeptide repeat protein translates to METYIDKLAPWEERSAYYIEVKLGRKVKDLKILLKNQTEKMIASQITSADEIVASQGISEDIIQEIGYDIKSIGLGMSGLKAAFEWGISDVVWLLEKNTDEFQTVMMNLYKVPDKQLDDIRYKLDDTFATGDMESALERFREIETFIKDDFSVCISLGIIYFFHKLDKEKALIYFERAIKYARPYSAYYTSFALLYKALIKRDFGLIEEAERCSGEAIKFSPGFTEAIYQNAQYNALLDRPEKAITLLRKAIKEDIVYCLKILREQDFKQISSEIAKLYEEIRGQKIEKVKQVMEEVKKNVLFLDNAVKNIEKLGYDVSLEFSVELYREGNREIDLLVQKNSIFDAHIAGILLSLLPKKLNREKELLKRRGNQIHMDLDKQIKELSDGMTGKKKRGGPIFFIIHFLCGQIVAFPFGLYIGMPLGLCITEGLLFAICFYVNIIQPQSQWKEVGDKQSEQEKLLRVMKKI
- a CDS encoding carotenoid biosynthesis protein; translated protein: MDTFDILISTIVLRPYVFILLGLYLIAGSFQLGLKRIAAFTILAYLIAFISEYASTRTGIPYGFYHYTGETHGKELFISNVPFMDSLSYSFLGYFSYSLALLLVSPITRTGWKFELSHPPWYSKRVLILAAILFVLQDVLIDPVSLRGSEWFLGQIYYYPEKGIYFGVPLSNFLGWFVVGLAIIYCFQKLDHKMGWSKELAGNALMGPVLYFLNMIFVLSVTFYICEYVIGIISLSIFSILVFITLLKILSVFSTNN